From one Trachemys scripta elegans isolate TJP31775 chromosome 14, CAS_Tse_1.0, whole genome shotgun sequence genomic stretch:
- the LOC117887207 gene encoding E3 ubiquitin-protein ligase TRIM21-like: MELAEARRYAVDVTLDPDTAHPDLILSPDKKTVTYQDRHQDPPNNLERFDNYPIVLGFNKLTGGKHYWEVEVEGKTNWTLGVCWKFVRRTEPIYLSPKYGFWTVWLKDGKYEACNYPENVRLPVNIEPRRVGIFLDYEAGKVSFYNVTDRSHLFTFTDISGTLHPYFYTGYDERGGNAASLIICPVPAKLE, translated from the coding sequence TGGacgtgactctggatccagacacagCTCATCCTGACCTCATCCTGTCTCCAGATAAAAAAACTGTGACATACCAAGACAGACATCAGGATCCACCCAACAATCTTGAGAGATTTGATAACTATCCCATTGTCCTGGGCTTTAACAAATTGACGGGTGGGAAGCattactgggaggtggaggtggaagggaaaacaaattgGACTCTGGGGGTTTGTTGGAAATTTGTGAGAAGGACAGAGCCGATTTACCTATCACCCAAATATGGATTCTGGACAGTGTGGCTGAAGGATGGGAAATACGAGGCCTGCAACTACCCTGAAAACGTCCGCCTTCCCGTGAATATTGAGCCCAGACGGGTGGGGATTTTCCTGGACTATGAGGCGGGCAAGGTCTCATTTTACAATGTGACTGACAGGTCCCATCTCTTCACTTTCACTGACATCTCCGGGACGCTCCACCCTTATTTCTATACTGGTTACGATGAGAGGGGTGGAAATGCAGCTTCCCTCATAATCTGCCCAGTCCCAGCTAAGCTGGAGTGA